Genomic window (Deltaproteobacteria bacterium):
TCTTCTCATCACATTGGTCCATCTGTTCTCCCCGGCATTGCTGATTCTACAAACAAGCGTAATTCTTGCCACGGCTGCCGTTTGTTATCACAGAATCAGAGAACGAGAAGTGGACGAAATCGTCACTGCCTTTCGAAACATCCTTGATCACCTGACTGGGAAGTAGGCACGGAGGAGACAGGAGTTCCAGCGTTCAAAAGAGCTCTGCATTACCCCTTGTGACCCAAAGGCATAATGAGGAGTGGTTCATGGGACCGAGGTATTTTCGTGATCCGAATCACGTCTTCATCATTAAAGGCTCCCACTATCCCTGCCCCCAAATTCAGGGCCTCTGCCTGGAGAAAGATGTTCTGGCCGATGTGGCCTGCCTCAATCATGGCGTATCTCATACCCCGTTGGCCATACTTGACAGTGATCCGGTAGTAGTCTGCGGTGACGACAAAATTCAACGGCGCTTGGGCCATCCACATCTGCGATAGTGATGCCTTAGCCACTGCCTGTCTGAGATCTCCTTCCGACACCAAGAAAACGGCATGATCCGAGGGCTTATAATGATAGATCCCTGCTTTGAGCCCTTTTTTGACCCCTTCTATGCCATCTGTTCCCACAACGGCATATATGTCCATGGGATACAAGGCCCCTGCCGAAGGAGCGGCCCTCTTTAAACCCCTGTCACCGGTAATTCCCTGAGCGGCCCACAGGAGTTGAGAGAATTGTTCAAGAGTCAGGGGTTTT
Coding sequences:
- a CDS encoding SagB/ThcOx family dehydrogenase produces the protein MLGGKFHKEVSVKLPEPIIEGRISLQRTINNRRTIRSFTSKPLTLEQFSQLLWAAQGITGDRGLKRAAPSAGALYPMDIYAVVGTDGIEGVKKGLKAGIYHYKPSDHAVFLVSEGDLRQAVAKASLSQMWMAQAPLNFVVTADYYRITVKYGQRGMRYAMIEAGHIGQNIFLQAEALNLGAGIVGAFNDEDVIRITKIPRSHEPLLIMPLGHKG